AGCTCTTCCCAGACCCCGTATGCCCTACTAAAGCTATTGTTTCACCTTGTTTAGCCTCAAAATCAATGTCCTTTAAGACATATTCCCCTTCTTTGTAACCGAAAGAAACATGATTAAACTTCACACTTCCATTAAAGCGTTCAGTCCTCTGATTACTAACATTTTCTCCTGATTCATCCAATAATTTAAATACCCGCTCACCAGCAACTAACGCCTGTTCCAAGTTGGCAAGCTGATTTACGATACCTTGAACCGGCTGGAATAAGCGGTTAATATAATCAACAAAGGCATACAGCACACCCAAGGATATGACATTGGCTGGTAAGAGTGCTTGTGCACCAAAATACCATATAAAGGCAACAAATACGAGATTCCTTAAAATTCCAACCAAGTTATGAGAAGTTAAACTGTTTAAACTTAGCAGCTTATTTTGATATTGAAAATGTTCATTATTAAGCTTTTCAAACTCTTCTTTTGTATCCTTTTCACGACTAAATGCTTGAATAATACTCATCCCTTGAATGGATTCATTGATCATGGCATTTATATCACTGTTACGTGAACGAATAACCCGGTTATATTTTGAAGCATACTTTCTGTAAAGAAGCGTCCATACATACAAAATAGGTAATAAAACTAAACAGATGGCAGCAAGCTTCACATTCAGAATAAACAATGCTGCATAAATACCGGTAATATATATGACACTTGTAAAAAACGTAGCTAATACTGTGACATAAAGTTCCCGTATTGCCTCAGTATCATTGGTAATACGAGCCACAACTTTTCCCGCAGGAAGGTTATCAAAATAGTGAATAGGTAATCGTTGAATCTGCCCAAAAACATCTTCACGCATCTTCTGAATGATTCGATTAGCAGACTTCTTCAAGAAAAACCGTTCCCCGTACTGAAAAATAGCTGACACCACCAAAAGTCCAAAATATAGACCTAAGAGTGTAAAGATACTAGGAATTTCAGGCTGGTAAAAGCTTAATAGCTCTGAACCCTTTAGAATTTTCACCTGATATTCGGCCTTTTTGTTCCCTTTTTGAATCGTTAACTTTTCATCCTCTAAGCTTCTTTTCCCATCGAACTCAAGCTTTTGGTCTACGAAAACAAATTTTGAATCAACCTGCAAAATCCGAATTGATTTTCGTTTTTCATTATCACGAGTGAGATACTTTTCTCTAATATAATACTTTCCGTTATAATGGACTGCCTTGTTCCCCTTCTGGGTTTCATACCAGTCAGACTCAATCCCTATAATATGCTGGTCAATAATATTTTTGGCTATAAACGGTCCCGCCAAGTCTGTTACAACCGAGATGGTGAGCATGAACAAAGCAGCTAAGATAATTTTTTTATATCCCATGGCGTAGTTAATTAAACGGCGTCCTGTTGTCATGCTGTCACCCCACTTTCTACTTGGCTTTCAATTTGTTGGCGTAAAAATTGCTCCTTATACCACCCGTCTCTATCTATCAGCTGTTCATGTGTTCCTTCTTCAATGATTCTTCCGTCATCCAAGACAATTATGTGATTTGCATGCTGTACGGCCGACATTCGATGTGTAGTAATAATGGTTGTTTTTTCTTCCCGAACCTTACGGATATTATCAATTATCTTCTTTTCAGTTTTTGCGTCAACCGCGGATAAAGAATCATCCAGAATTAGAATTTCCGGATTTTTTATCAGTGCTCGTGCAATGGATATCCTTTGTTTTTGCCCTCCGGATAATGCCACACCTTTTTCACCAACAAGTGTCCCTAAACCTTCAGGAAGCATTTCTAGGTCTTTTCGAAATGCGGCTAAATCAATAGCATTTTCTAAGTCTTCCTCGTTTGCATCTTTACTTCCAAAAAGAATGTTTTCTTTTACACTTCTTGAAAAAAAGGACATGATCCTGTGGAACATAGCCAATCCAATCCCGTACTTGGTTAAGGGTTTGTTTCTCAATTGAAACCTCTGATATAGACAATTCACCTGAACCTAAAGGATACTGGCGTAGTAATTGTTTTATAAACGTAGTCTTTCCGCTTCCTGTCTTACCGACAATTCCGAGTGTCTGTCCCTGATACAGTTGAACATTAACATTTTTAAGATTATCAACACTAGAAGATGGATATCGGAAAGTAACTTTTTTATAATCAATCTGCCTAGCTGCTGCCACTTTAACCGGTTGAACTGGATCCCTTACTTCTTCTTTATAGCTAAGTGTCTCATTTACTCGATCAAGTGAGGCATTACCACGTTGCATAATATTAATTAATTCCCCGATTGCAAACATGGGCCAAATCAACATTCCTAAATACACATTAAAAGAAACAAGGTTACCCAAGGTAATCGATTGGTGGAAAACAAGATAGGCTCCGTATCCAATTCCTATTAGATAGCTAATTCCAACAAGTACCTTAATCGTTGGATCGAACAAAGAATCAATTTTTGCTACACGGATATTTTTTTCATAGACATCTTCTGTTAATTGATGAAATCGATCACAATCAGCATTTTCTTGAACATATGCCCTAATCACTCTTACACCAGCAATCGATTCTAGAACTCTGTCATTTAACTCCCCGAAAGAATCTTGGGCTTCCATAAATCGAGTATGAAGCCTTTTCCCAAACATTTGCATTAAAAGTGCCATAATCGGGAGTGGAATAATGGCTGCAAGTGTTAGCTTCCAGCTAATCATCACTCCCATCGTAATGAGTAACGTGAGCATCCAGACACTAGAATCAACCAACGTTAAAATTCCAAATCCCGCAGTAATCGAAATGGCCTTTAAGTCATTGGTAGCACGAGCCATTAAGTCACCTGTTCGATTCTGCTCATAAAATGCTGGGGTCATCTTCAATAAGTGTTTCATAAATCGGGATCTGAGTTTTCTCTCTATTAAAAATGCTCCTCCAAACAATCGATACATCCATACATAGGTAATTGCATAAGAACCGACCATTATCAATAAAAGAATACTAAGGTAACGCCATATTTTTTCTTTATTCATAACACTCATATGAATATCATCAATTGCCATACCAATTATTTTTGGTGGTATAACATCTAAGAGTCCTACTAATATCAAAAGTGAAATTGCTACCACATATCTCTTCCAGTTTTCTTTAAAGAACCATCCTAATTTTTTTAATACCGAAAACATTTCCTTACTCCCCCTTTGTTAAACTATCCGCCCTCTGTCTCTTGTAAGGTGTGTGTTAGTCTTACTTCAGAAATAATAAACATTGCTCATTCCTCCTAAAATTTTTAATTTATAAAAAAAGGCATACTGCAAAAAGTGCAGTATGCCTCCTTCTAAAATGGGACAAAAAAACACAGGTTGCCGGATTATGTGAAAGCAACCTGTGTTTGGTTTAATTACGTCAAACAAAAAATAATCAATAAATATTTTTTGATGGTACGGTTACATTCAAATATTCAGTTGCTGAATTTAATTTGCTCTTTCTCATTTTGTAACCCTCCATTTCCTTTTTTTTCTTCCATTGTTAGATTATCACTTGTTAATTTTAAAGTCAATTCCCATTTTTCTGAACTATTCTTACTTCTTTTTAATGGCCCTTGTCTTTTCCTTTATTCTTGTGCTTTTTATCCCATTTATCTTTTTGTTTATTCCATTTATCTTCCCATTTTTGTAATTCGTTATTAAACTTCTCTTGTAGTCCCCATTTGCTCTCTTCTTCTTTCTTTTTCTTCTCAATCAGAGTAGAAATGTGAGTCACTTTAAAACTTTGATTAGGCTGGTTTCTAAGCGCATCTGTCATTACTTCTCGGAATAACACCGCTGAACCTGTACCGGTAGTTGGAGTAATATAATGGTTTGCATCTGTTTTATCAAAGCCAACCCAAAATGCTCCAACTAACTGCGGAGTATAACCAACGAACCATTGATCTTTCAAACCATTGATTCCTTTTATTGGCACTTGCGTAGAACCCGTTTTCCCTGCTGTTTCTCTCCCAGGTATTTGCGCTGCTTTTCCAGTTCCCTGTTCCACTACACCGAGGAGCATGGTTGTCATATTATCCGTCACTGATTTTGATGTCACTTTCACTTTCTTTTCTTTCCACTCAGCGACAACTTGACCATCTGCATCAACAATCTTCTTGATTACATGTGATTCAATACGAACTCCATTATTAGGAAACACAGAAAAGGCTTCTGCCATGTTAATAGGGGAAACTCCCTTATGCAATCCTCCAAGAGCAAGTGATAAATTACGATCTGCTTTTTCTAATGAAATGCCAAACTTTTTGATTGAATCCAGCCCTTTTTGTATCCCAAGTTGATCAAGTAGCCAGACAGCAGAGACATTTTTTGATTCTTTTACTGCCTCATACATGGGTACTTCACCCTCATATTGGTGGTCATAATTGCTTGGCTGATAACTTCCGAACTTCATTGGCTCATCCTTTAACATATCAGTAATTTTCCAACCTTCTTCAAGGGCAGGAGTATATACGGCTAAAGGCTTAAAAGAAGACCCTGGTTGTGCTTCCAATTGTGTAGCACGATTATAGCCTCTAAAGGCGTGTTTTCCTCTTCCACCGACAAGCCCCCTCACACCGCCAGTTTTTGGATCAACGATTACCCCGCCACTTTGAACAAGTCGATCATTTCCTTTTGGGAAAAGAGAATCATTTTGATAGGTCTTCTCCATTGCCGCTTGCACAGTTGGATCAAGTTCTGTATAGATTTGGTATCCTCCGGTTAATAAATCATCCTGTGAAAGACCATATTTTTTAATTGCTTCCTCTAAGACTTGATCCACATAATAAGGAAATTTCCCACGAAATGGGTCCCCACCCTTATCGTTTAAAACTACTTCCTCATGTAGTGCTTGTTCGTATTGTTTACTCGAAATGTATCGTTGATTTTTCATTTGTAATAACACGATATTACGACGTTCGGTTGCACTTTTCATATGACCATACGGATTTAAAGCAGAGGGAGCTTTTATCAAACCTGCAAGTAAAGCTGATTCACTTACAGTAAGATCTTTTACCTCTTTGGCAAAATATTTACTCGCTGCTTGTTTAATTCCATACGCTCCATTTCCAAAATATATCTGATTTAAATACATCTGGAGGATTTCCTTTTTTGAATATTTTCTTTCGACCGCAAGGGATAAGAAAACTTCCTGTATTTTTCTGTTCAGTGTCTTTTCAGATGTAAGCAGGGTATTTTTGGTTAATTGTTGTGTAATTGTACTGCCGCCTTCAACCATCCCACCTGCTTTAAGGTCACGGAAGAGCGCCCTTGAAGTACCGATTAGGTCGACACCTTTATGTTGATAAAATCGATGGTCCTCAATGGCAACGACCGCATTTTTCATTGACTCGGGAACTTCCTTAATAGGAACTCCTTCATTCTTATTTGCTGAAACCTTACTTGCTACTTTCCCATTCACATCATAAAACACAGTAGGCTGAGGCAGCTCATTTTTTAATTTAGATATATCAGCACTGTTTGCAAAATAGGAAATAACCCCAAAAAAACCTAGGATGATGAGTAATATAAATAAAATAATGAATTGAAGCAGATGCCTCTTTTTCCAGTTCTTAAAAATATCCTTAAGTATCATTAGATGACTTCCTTCTCTGTAAATTATGGCAAGTATAATTTTTGAAGATTTGTTGATTTTTATGACTGTATAAAAAATGGCTCTGTTTTCTTGCCTGTTATTTCCGCTCCAGGCACGAGCGGTTCGTGGGTGTTTCGGCGAGCCTCCTCTGCGAAACGCGCCTGCGGGGTCTCCCCTGAACCATACTCCCACAGGACATTGAATTGCATCTTGAATCCGCCCACGCACGAAGGAAATGCGATAGCATTTTCGAGGAGTCTTCGTGCCTTTCGCTACAATCAACAGGGTGTAATACTCAACATTCTCCTTTATCACAGCCCAAAAAATAAAAGATGGGCAGGTCCCATCTTTTATTTTTCTTCTATAATATTAGCTTTTTGTGATTTCTTTAAAGCGCTGTTTGCTATGTTTTTCGTCAAAACTACTAAAAATCCGATAGTTTTTTTCATCCAGGATTCGAAAATGTTTACTAAGGATATTTTGTTGGAGGACAAAACCGTTCTTCTTTGTCACGATTTTCCACCATACCCGGCCGCCTAATGTCTTTGTTCTACGAAAATCTATTCCCTCACGTGCCACTGTTTCTAATACTTCTAAAGGCTCGTTTCCAAATAAGAATTGGACTGTTTCAGTTTCACGGAAAAGTGCACAAATTGAAACAGCCGTAGACCAGTTGGCAAGAACTCTTCCCTTCTCAATTTGTACAAGTGTTTTCTTTGAAACACCTATAATTTCTGCCATTTTATCCTGAGTATAGCCTGCTTCCGTCCGAATAAGACGAAGCTTTTCAGAAACTTGCATTAAAATTTCATCCCTGGTCACATTAAAGCCCTTCCTTCAATAGCATCTAGTGTAATTTTACACAACTTCTGCCAATCATTCAAATTATATGAAAAAACTGCTATCCTTATTTGATAGCAGTTTTTTCATTAAAAGGTACTATTTATTTATTTGGGGAGGAAGTCCACACTGACTTGAGCAAGAATTTTTAAGTTCACATGCTGCGCATTTCCCTTTTTTGGACTTATTTATGAACTTGACTAAAGCCCATGTTGCGTATCCAAAAATCGCTGCACCAATAATAATATTGGCTATCATAGCTTTCACCTCTTTTTAGATTTAACCAATCCCCAACAGCTTTCCACCTTGGTAAATGATTAATGACAATACATAGGCAATCACAAAAGCATAGATCATAGAGAAAGCTGTCCATTTTTTGGAGCTAGTTTCTTTGTAAATAGTAGCTACTGTTGCTAAGCATGGAATATAAAGCAAAATGAAAACCATGAAACTATAGGCAGCAAGCGGTGTATAATAATTCGCCAGTAATGCTTGCAATCCAGCATCATTCGGAACAAAATAAATGATATTCATCGTTGAGATGATGGCTTCTTTTGCTAGAAATCCAGTAATTAAGGAAGCTGAAGCCTGCCATGTTCCAAAACCAATAGGATCAAATATTGGAGCGATGATATTTCCGATTGCAGCTAGAAAACTATGATCCATATCTACATTTAATCCTTTAGGACCCACATAAGATAAGAGCCAAATAAATACTGAGCCTGCAAAGATAAATGTTCCAGCTTTTCTGACAAATCCTTTTCCCTTATCCCATGTACTTCTCCAAAGCGATTGGAATTGTGGCAGCCTATACGGTGGCAGTTCAATGACAAACAATGACGTTTCAGATTTTAATAGGGTAGTAGAGAATATTTTTGCTAAAACTAAAGCAACAACGATTCCAAGAACATATAGACTTAATACAACAAATGCTTTATGTGCTGCAAAAAATGCCCCAACAAATAAAGCGTACACTGGTAATCGCGCGGAACAAGACATTAAGGGTGTGAGCAGGATCGTTAACAAACGCTCACGTGGTGTTTCAATTGTTCGTGCGGCCATAATCCCAGGTACATTACAACCAAAACCAATCATCATCGGTATGAAAGCTTTTCCGTTAAGTCCAACCGATTCCATAATTCGGTCCATTACTAATGCTACACGAGCCATGTATCCAGAATCCTCTAATAACGAAATGAAAAAGAAGAGAATAAAAATTTGTGGAACAAACACAAGAACGCCGCCCACACCTGCTACTAAGCCTTCAATAATCAATGCATGGATAAAAGCCGATGCATGAATGGCCTCTAACACTTTCTCAAATCCGGCTGTTACTGGGCCTGTCAATAAACCATCTAAAGCATCCGATAATGGGGTTCCCAACCAATCAAACGTTAACATAAACATAAAATACATTAAAAGTAAAAAGATCGGCATACCTAAAAATCGATTGGTAACAATACTATCAATTTTTTCAGTCAAAGGGATAACTGTGTCACTTTTCCTAGCAACTTCACCAACAATTTTTTCAATAACTTCTTTTCTTTTTAAATATATATAGTTTGTTACCGATTTAAAATCCGTTTGTTTTTGTAACTCCGACTCCAATTTATATAAAATTGCTTCGAGCTTTTGTGTATTGGCTAAACTATTAACATAGTTTTTTACATACTCGTTACCTTCTAAGTATTGAATAGCCAGGAAGCGTATAGAGTGAGTTGTTTTCCCCGTTAATTCTCCAGAAAATGCTGTAATAGCTTCCTCTATCTCTTTACCGTAATACGTTAGATTTTTTTTCATCGGTTGAATGGATTTTGTCGATATGACATCGACTAGCTGATCGCAACCTTTTCCGCTTCTTGCCACAACTGGTACCACGGGCACACCAAGAATATCTGACAGCTTCATGTAATCAATTTGAATTCCCCTCTTATTAGCTACGTCTATCATATTAAGGCCAATAAGCGCAGGCTTTTCAAATTCAAGCAATTGGAGTGTAAGGTGAAGATTTCGCTCCAATTGAGAGGCATCTAATATATTCAGTAAACGATCCACTGATTCATTTAAAAAGAAGGATGTGACAACCCCTTCATCTTTTGACAACGGATTAAGCGTATATACTCCAGGTAGATCAATTAAATGACCTATATTTTTCTTAAATACTCCAACCTTCTTTTCAACCGTTACACCGCTCCAGTTCCCAACATATTCATAGGAGCCTGTTAAGTTATTAAACAATGATGTTTTCCCTGTATTTGGGTTACCTATTAGAGCAATTTCCATTAGATTCTTTCCACCTCAATCTGAACGGCTTCCTTGCGGCGAATGCCAACACATTGTCCGCAGGACTCAATCATAATCGGTCCTCCAAATGGCATTACGCATTTTACGCATACTTCAGAACCTTCAGTGATACCTAAATCCAATAGCCTTCTTTGAACTAGGTGACCAACATGAGAAAGATCTAATATTTTACCTTTATCTCCTGCTTTTAACGAACCGAACATGTATATCACCCTATCTATGTTAATTGAGAATGATTATCTTTCTATATTGTCATTTTAACACTTTTTTAGGGTAATAAGCATATTAAATTTGACAAAGTTTCGAAAAAAATTAATTAAAAAAAGGAAAAGCTACTGGTCTTTTCCTTTTTTAATAAGCTTATTTAAATAATCTCTTTGGTAATGCACTAATTACAAGGATAATAATAATGGCACTAATGATAAAGCTTGGAAGCATGTACGTTCCATTGTATAAAAGGGAGTACACAGCGACTGGTTGCCCTTTTGGAGCATATTCTCCAAAAAACACAATGCCCGAAACTACATGGCAGAAGTAACGAAGGAGACTTCCTATGAATGCTCCCAGTACCACAAAGGTCATCCACTTCCCTTTGTTACTCGCATTCAGGCCATTTTTTATTTGTGCTGCAAAAACACCCGCAAAGCCTAACAACAGTAAAAGCAATAAAGTAATCAATAATTCCTTGAAGGATTGTATAAATTTGTGAATAGCCAAGGATAAACTGTAATAATCCCAGCAAGAATCCAGTTAAAACTCCACCTTTACCCCCCCAGCGATATGCCATTAGAAAAACGGGTACCATAGCAATGGAAATTGAACCACCTTGCGGCCAAATTTTAAATGAAAGGATATTACCTACATAATCCAATAAATAGGCTAGCGCGGTAAATACCGCTACTTCTGTAATAAAAAGCGTATTGCTACTGTTCTTGCTCATTTTTTAAAAATCCCCCTTTGTTTTCTCTATCAATAAAAAAAATCCACAAAAAAAAGCAATGCAAACTAAGGAATGTCTGCATTGCTTTGCTATCGGCAAACCACATCCCTACGCTAGTGTTAACTAACAGGTTCATAGGGTCAGAACTCTACCGTTCACTCTCAGCCGCCCGAGGCAGCTCCCCTTGTGGAAATATTCTATTGTTTCCATTAAAATATACTACTGTTCTCCTATTTTTACAAGAACAATCTCCTTGTAGACCATTGGGCGAAACACCTAAATAGTAATAGAAATTATTGGTAAATATTTTTTATTCAATTTTTTAGAGGATTTTCCCTATTACCCTCGAATTAACTTGTTAAGCAGTTTTGTAAATACTATAGGGGGAAAAAAGATGTTTACCGGAGAACAAACGGAATTAGTTGCTTTTTTTCAACAAAATAAAGAGAAGCTGGTACAAGAATGGGAAAATTCCATTGTAATCAATCACAAGGACCCCTTTAAGATGAAAATCAGGGAAAATGGGGAAGCCCTTCTTAACGTAATCCTTACAATGCATAAAGTCTCTAATGATGAACTTTTAGAAATCATTAAAAAGATTGCAATAGAAGTGTCAGAAGAACGGGTACTAGCTCATATTAATATTGGTGATTTTGTCTATAATGTAAATCTTGGTCGTACCATTCTTTATGGTTATTTGAGTAAGACAGGTATCTCCTGGTCGGATTTACAGGAATCCATAAATAAGATAAATTTTTGTTTTGATAAATTTTTATATTATGCCGTTTCCCACTACTCGGAAGCAAAAAATAAAATTATTGAAGAAAAGACGATGTTTATTGATTCAACACATCAAGATCGGTTAACACTTCTTGGTCAAATGACATCAAGCTTTATCCACGAATTTAGAAATCCACTTACCTCTGTTCAAGGATTTATTCAGTTACTTAAAGCTGATTATCCAAACATGAGATATCTAGATATCATTTCAAGTGAGTTAGACCAACTAAACTTTAGAATTTCCCAGTTCCTTTTACTTTCAAAAAAGGAGCTCATCGGAAAGGAAAAAATTGACTTCAAATTAAATCAACTGATTGATGAGGTATTAAATTTCCTATATCCAAGTATTTTAGATGGTAAAGTGAAGATAAAAAGAGATCTAAGTAAAGATTTTACATTGAACGGGTATGCCGATGAAATCAGGCAAGTCTTTATTAATATCATTTTTAATGCCATCGATGTATTAAACCACCATGAAGTTGATACACCGACAATAGAGATCAGCAGCTGGGTTGAAAATAACGAGCAGATAAAAATCAATATTTCAAATAATGGGCCTGCCATACCGGCAGAATTAAGTAAAACCATTTTTGAACCCTTCTTTACAACAAAAAAATTAGGTACGGGGCTTGGTTTATTTGTTTGTAAGGAAATTATTGAAAAACATAAAGGAGAATTAACATGTGATTCTTCTTTTGATAAGACTACTTTTTCAATATGCCTACCTGTACTTTCTTAAAAGATAAAACATCGTGTATCCATTTAAATCCCACTTTCCAAAAGCCAGGGATTTTTTTATTTCCCCAACTATATACATCTTCCGAAATAAAACCATTTTGCATATGATGTACTAAAAATTGGGGGAGACTCGGGATATGTTTACATTAAAGGTTGATAATGAAATTGAACTTCAATTGTTTCAACACCATCACGCATTAAATCTTTATCATTTAGTTGAAAAAAATCGCGAGCATTTACGAGAGTGGATGCCTTGGGTGGACACGATGAATTCTCCTTATCAATTTGAGACTATCATCCCAATTTGGCTTAATCAATTTGCAGAAAATATCGGATTCAATGTAGGTATCCTTTATAAGGGAGAACTTGTTGGCTCCATTGGTCTTCATCAAATAGATTGGCATAACAAAACCGTTAGTATTGGTTATTATCTTGCCAGAACAGCAGAAGGGCATGGAATTATGACACGCTCTGTTCAAGCCTTATTAAACTATGCATTCTTTGATTTAGGCCTTAACCGTGTTGAGATTCGCTGTGGGGTGAATAATAAAAAAAGTCGTGCGATTCCCGAAAGGCTTGGTTTTAAAAAGGAAGGTACGATTAGAGACGGTGAACAATTATACGGCCGTTATCATGATCTTATCTGTTACGGCATGCTTGCACGTGACTGGAATGGAATTTCCTTTATTAAGTAGCTTCTTTTGTAGATTGATTTACTTTTAAAAAAAGACTGAACAAAACAATTTGGGAAATTGGATAAAAAGGCAAGGAATAAAAAATCATATACCCTGCCCTATAATGATAAACACCAAGAATATGTGCAAACCATTCGAGAGAAATCCCTATAATCGACCAAAAGAGAACATAGGTAAAGAAATACCTAAAGTGAATGTTAAATCTAACCCAAATATAAATAAAAAAATATGAGGAAGGGCCGAACATAGTGTAGGAAAAAAAATCAATCAATTGAAAGGATGAGTTATCATTTACATTATAAAAATTGAATGGTTCTATACTAATGGTGTGATCGAAAAAGAAACCAACAAAAATGCCAAATAAAACTAAAAAAACATTTATATTAAATGAAAACTGTTTTTTAAAAATAAAAATGGCCCCGAAACCAATTATGTTCATTATTACAACAAACCATTCATTTTGATTGAAGGAATGATCATATATTGTCATAATTGTTCCTCCCTTTCATATTTTTCCAGAAACTTTAGAACATTAACCAAAATCACAAAAAAACCTAAGTAAAGAAACACAGATAAGGATAAGTTCCAATTTATATAGTACAAAAGCTTCGTTTTTAAGGCTGTTAACTCTATTAGAAAAAAGGTAGCTAACATT
The window above is part of the Bacillus sp. SORGH_AS_0510 genome. Proteins encoded here:
- a CDS encoding FeoB-associated Cys-rich membrane protein — encoded protein: MIANIIIGAAIFGYATWALVKFINKSKKGKCAACELKNSCSSQCGLPPQINK
- a CDS encoding helix-turn-helix transcriptional regulator, translating into MTRDEILMQVSEKLRLIRTEAGYTQDKMAEIIGVSKKTLVQIEKGRVLANWSTAVSICALFRETETVQFLFGNEPLEVLETVAREGIDFRRTKTLGGRVWWKIVTKKNGFVLQQNILSKHFRILDEKNYRIFSSFDEKHSKQRFKEITKS
- a CDS encoding FeoA family protein, yielding MFGSLKAGDKGKILDLSHVGHLVQRRLLDLGITEGSEVCVKCVMPFGGPIMIESCGQCVGIRRKEAVQIEVERI
- a CDS encoding histidine kinase N-terminal domain-containing protein, with translation MFTGEQTELVAFFQQNKEKLVQEWENSIVINHKDPFKMKIRENGEALLNVILTMHKVSNDELLEIIKKIAIEVSEERVLAHINIGDFVYNVNLGRTILYGYLSKTGISWSDLQESINKINFCFDKFLYYAVSHYSEAKNKIIEEKTMFIDSTHQDRLTLLGQMTSSFIHEFRNPLTSVQGFIQLLKADYPNMRYLDIISSELDQLNFRISQFLLLSKKELIGKEKIDFKLNQLIDEVLNFLYPSILDGKVKIKRDLSKDFTLNGYADEIRQVFINIIFNAIDVLNHHEVDTPTIEISSWVENNEQIKINISNNGPAIPAELSKTIFEPFFTTKKLGTGLGLFVCKEIIEKHKGELTCDSSFDKTTFSICLPVLS
- a CDS encoding energy-coupled thiamine transporter ThiT yields the protein MSKNSSNTLFITEVAVFTALAYLLDYVGNILSFKIWPQGGSISIAMVPVFLMAYRWGGKGGVLTGFLLGLLQFILGYSQIYTILQGIIDYFIAFTVVRLCGCFCSTNKKWPECE
- a CDS encoding ABC transporter ATP-binding protein yields the protein MTTGRRLINYAMGYKKIILAALFMLTISVVTDLAGPFIAKNIIDQHIIGIESDWYETQKGNKAVHYNGKYYIREKYLTRDNEKRKSIRILQVDSKFVFVDQKLEFDGKRSLEDEKLTIQKGNKKAEYQVKILKGSELLSFYQPEIPSIFTLLGLYFGLLVVSAIFQYGERFFLKKSANRIIQKMREDVFGQIQRLPIHYFDNLPAGKVVARITNDTEAIRELYVTVLATFFTSVIYITGIYAALFILNVKLAAICLVLLPILYVWTLLYRKYASKYNRVIRSRNSDINAMINESIQGMSIIQAFSREKDTKEEFEKLNNEHFQYQNKLLSLNSLTSHNLVGILRNLVFVAFIWYFGAQALLPANVISLGVLYAFVDYINRLFQPVQGIVNQLANLEQALVAGERVFKLLDESGENVSNQRTERFNGSVKFNHVSFGYKEGEYVLKDIDFEAKQGETIALVGHTGSGKSSIMNLLFRFYDVQKGKISIDGKDIESIPRQTIRNHMGIVLQDPYLFTGTIASNVSLNDPSISREKVEQALKDVGADRVFKNLENGYDEPVIEKGSTLSSGQRQLISFARALAFNPAILILDEATSSIDTETEALIQKAMDVLKKGRTTFIIAHRLSTIRNADQILVLDRGAIVEKGSHEELMANKGKYYQMYQLQQGTSNLAG
- a CDS encoding transglycosylase domain-containing protein, coding for MILKDIFKNWKKRHLLQFIILFILLIILGFFGVISYFANSADISKLKNELPQPTVFYDVNGKVASKVSANKNEGVPIKEVPESMKNAVVAIEDHRFYQHKGVDLIGTSRALFRDLKAGGMVEGGSTITQQLTKNTLLTSEKTLNRKIQEVFLSLAVERKYSKKEILQMYLNQIYFGNGAYGIKQAASKYFAKEVKDLTVSESALLAGLIKAPSALNPYGHMKSATERRNIVLLQMKNQRYISSKQYEQALHEEVVLNDKGGDPFRGKFPYYVDQVLEEAIKKYGLSQDDLLTGGYQIYTELDPTVQAAMEKTYQNDSLFPKGNDRLVQSGGVIVDPKTGGVRGLVGGRGKHAFRGYNRATQLEAQPGSSFKPLAVYTPALEEGWKITDMLKDEPMKFGSYQPSNYDHQYEGEVPMYEAVKESKNVSAVWLLDQLGIQKGLDSIKKFGISLEKADRNLSLALGGLHKGVSPINMAEAFSVFPNNGVRIESHVIKKIVDADGQVVAEWKEKKVKVTSKSVTDNMTTMLLGVVEQGTGKAAQIPGRETAGKTGSTQVPIKGINGLKDQWFVGYTPQLVGAFWVGFDKTDANHYITPTTGTGSAVLFREVMTDALRNQPNQSFKVTHISTLIEKKKKEEESKWGLQEKFNNELQKWEDKWNKQKDKWDKKHKNKGKDKGH
- the feoB gene encoding ferrous iron transport protein B, with protein sequence MEIALIGNPNTGKTSLFNNLTGSYEYVGNWSGVTVEKKVGVFKKNIGHLIDLPGVYTLNPLSKDEGVVTSFFLNESVDRLLNILDASQLERNLHLTLQLLEFEKPALIGLNMIDVANKRGIQIDYMKLSDILGVPVVPVVARSGKGCDQLVDVISTKSIQPMKKNLTYYGKEIEEAITAFSGELTGKTTHSIRFLAIQYLEGNEYVKNYVNSLANTQKLEAILYKLESELQKQTDFKSVTNYIYLKRKEVIEKIVGEVARKSDTVIPLTEKIDSIVTNRFLGMPIFLLLMYFMFMLTFDWLGTPLSDALDGLLTGPVTAGFEKVLEAIHASAFIHALIIEGLVAGVGGVLVFVPQIFILFFFISLLEDSGYMARVALVMDRIMESVGLNGKAFIPMMIGFGCNVPGIMAARTIETPRERLLTILLTPLMSCSARLPVYALFVGAFFAAHKAFVVLSLYVLGIVVALVLAKIFSTTLLKSETSLFVIELPPYRLPQFQSLWRSTWDKGKGFVRKAGTFIFAGSVFIWLLSYVGPKGLNVDMDHSFLAAIGNIIAPIFDPIGFGTWQASASLITGFLAKEAIISTMNIIYFVPNDAGLQALLANYYTPLAAYSFMVFILLYIPCLATVATIYKETSSKKWTAFSMIYAFVIAYVLSLIIYQGGKLLGIG
- a CDS encoding energy-coupled thiamine transporter ThiT; its protein translation is MTFVVLGAFIGSLLRYFCHVVSGIVFFGEYAPKGQPVAVYSLLYNGTYMLPSFIISAIIIILVISALPKRLFK